The genomic stretch aatacaaatggccaagaaacacatgaaaaaatgttcagcttcactagctattagagagatgcaaattaagaccacaatgagataccatctaacaccggttagaatggctgccattaaacaaacaggaaactacaaatgctggaggggatgtggagaaattggaactcttattcgttgttggtgggactgtataatggttcagccactctggaagtcagtctggcagttccttagaaaactagatatagagttgccattcgatccagcgattgcacttctcggtatatacccggaaggtcggaaagcagtgacacgaacagatatctgcacgccaatgttcatagcagcattattcacaattgccaagagatggaaacaacccaaatgtccttcaacagatgagtggataaataaaatgtggtatatacacacgatggaatactacgcggcagtaagaagaaacgatctggtgaaacatatgacaacatggatgaaccttgaagacataatgctgagcgaaataagccaggcacaaaaagagaaatattatatgctaccactaatgtgaactttgaaaaatgtaaaacaaatggtttataatgtagaatgtaggggaactagcagtagagagcaattaaggaaggaggaacaataatccaagaagaacagataagctaacgttctggggatgcccagaaatgactatggtctgttaatttctgatggatatagtaggaacaagttcacagaaatgttgctatattatgtaactttcttggggtaaagtaggaacatgttggaagttaagcagttatcttaggttcgttgtctttttcttacccccttgttatggtctctttgaaatgttcttttattgtatgtttgttttctttttaactttttttttcatacagttgatttaaaaaagaagggaaagttaaaaaaaaaaaaaaaaaaagaaaaacaaggaaaaaaaaaaagatgtagtgccccctgaggagcctgtggagaatgcaggggtattcgcctaccccacctccatggttgctaacatgaccacagacatatgggactggtggtttgatgggttgagccctctaccataagttttacccttgggaagacggttgctgcaaaggagaggctaggcctccctgtatttgtgcctaagagtctcctcctgaatgcctctttgttgctcagatgtggccctctctctctggctaagccaacttgaaaggtgaaatcactgccctctcccctacgtgggatcagacacccaggggagtgaatctccctggcaacgtggaatatgactcccggggaggaatgtagacccggcatcgtgggacggagaacatcttcttgaccaaaagggggatgtgaaaggaaatgaaataagcttcagtggcagagagattcctaaacgagctgagagatcactctggtgggcactcttacgcacactttagacaaccctttttaggttctaaagaattggggtagctggtggtggatacctgaaactatcaaactacaacccagaacccgtgaatctcgaagacagttgtataaaaatgtagcttatgaggggtgacaatgggattgggaaagccataaggaccaaactccactttgtctagtttatggatggatgcgtagaaaagtaggggaaggaaacaaacagacaaaggtacccagtgttcttttttacttcaattgctctttttcactctaattattattcttgttatttttgtgtgtgtgctaatgaaggtgtcagggattgatttaggtgatgattgtacaaatatgtaatggtactgtaaacaatcgaaagtacaatttgttttgtatgactgcgtggtatgtgaatatatctcaataaaatgatgattaaaaaaaaaaaaagaatgaagttctgatccatgatacaacataaatgaaccttgttgacatcatgttgagtgaaataagtcaaacacagaGGGACAGCTATTTTGATTCTACTTAGATGAAATAGGTAGAAAATgccaattcatagagacagaaattaaagtacaggttaccagggcaagagggaagggaaatggggagttaatgcctaatagtgtaaggtttctgtttggaatgatagGAAAGTGCTGGTAGTGGATGGTGTTAAGTGTAGCGCAAACATTGTGATTACGATTAATCCCACtcaatggtatgcttgggagtggctgaaaTGGGAAAGATTGTTtccagagtttttaaaaatccattagagagacaatggcaattaaatatatgatcctggacaggatctcaTAATGGAGGTGAAAAGaccaaaaaggacattattgggatgcagaaaaaatggaatatagactgcaagctttatatcaatgttaagtttcttaaACTTGGTAACAGTACTTAAGGTAGTTACAAAAGTGAATAGCcttgttctttgaaaatttacatgacgtattaagtgttcaaggagcatgatgtgtacaacctactctcaaatgtttagaaaataagtagatggagatggatggatggatagatgcagaattataaagcaaatgtggcaaaacgttAAAAGCTGGTAAGTTATGTTTGTGTGCTCTGCatgggttttgcattatttttgcaactatcctctaagcttgaaattatttcaaaataaaaagcttaagaatttttaaaaaatcaaccattttagtgggtgtgtagtgatatctcattgtgattttcatttgcatttcactgatgcctaatgatgttgagtatcctTAAATACACTTATTGTCCATTCACATGTCTTCTTTGGTCTGTATGTCCACCCTTTacccagtaccacactgttttgatgagtgtagctttgtagtaatttttgaaatcaggaagtgtgagtcctctatctacattctttttaatattattttgattatCTGGCTCCCTTGCAATTCCTCATGAATTTGAAGCCAATATTTCCATTACTGCAACATGTTTATTTCCTAACTTTTCAGATAGTAAGTGGTTTGGagaagtggctttttttttttttttttaattttcaagggGCTATGCTTGTAAGTGTGTATTACCTCATAATGATTTTCTAATATTCCCTCGATTTCCTATAccaaaatttattatcttaatttctattttcatgtatttgctGTGTTAAGATGTAGAgattaatgaattaatatatttaaagcacttagaaaagtaGCTGGCATATAAGTACTTATACTATTACTATGGTTGATGCTGTTGTTCTCTGCTGATTCATCCCTGCTACCCACCTCCAACTGGTTCaccttccttctcccctccccaccccattctATCACCTCTTCAAATATagcctgttttctcttctgttcatCTTACATAGTCTCACCATTACTTGGCCCTACTGAAACTGCTTTTTTGTTCCCTGTCCCACTCCCCACAAGTCAGTTTAAGCTTTCTCCATCCTTTTGGGCAAGGGATGCACTTTCTGTTTACTGTGAAAACTGAGTATATCTATCCAaaatatcctttttcttctttcactttaatttcctTGTATTCGCATTCTCCTGTCTACTTCAAATATCCACTCTTCCCTTCTGCCTCAAAGGAAGGTGCATTTCTTCTGTGGCTAACCCCTCCATCTCTAATTTTTATTCCACTCTTCCTTTGGGAAAAGGCTTCACTACAAATAACAGACAATCCCttaaaaacagctttttttttttttaaggtggggTGTTTTCTCAAGTGAAAGAATTTTGTATAGTAGGATGTTTGGGGCTGATATGGCAGCTCTACCATATTGCCAGGGACCTTTGTTCCTTCTTTTCCCTGCTCTGCCACCCCTGAACTATGGCCTTTATCCTCATGGCCCAAAATAGCTGCCTGAAAACCAGCCAAAATAATTTTCCTAGGCAGTAAAATTAAGTTGAAGAAGGCAaagtggtgggggaggggagggctctCCTTTTTAAGGAGACTTCCCTGAAGAACTACAGAACACTACATTTTGGCCAAAACTTAGTCAATTAACCACATATAGCTGTGAGGCAGGCTATGCAAGGAGCTATTTCACTGGGTGGCAATGCAGccacctaaaaataaaaatctgtgttCTGAtagtttaaggggaaaaaaatggtttTCCTTACTAAAGAAGTTGGGGAGAAAAAACTTGGTGAGGAACCTATGCTTTCTTATCTCCAACAACAGTTCCATTTACCTGCTTCTTCAGCCTCTTTTCATTCCCCTCAGACATGTTCCACCCTTCATCCTAAACGAAAACCAAGATTCTCTTGATTATggaaattttcttcctttcactgcaaaatttcttttcttgctctcctttacaatttatttttttcttctcattcccaATCTCTACTTATCATCTCTTCAGACTATACAGCTTCCTAACTAGTCTCCCAGTTCGCAGGGCACTTAATATTTTACCCCAACAGTTcgttttatttataattaactACGCCAAAAACACATTAagtatttttgtaaaaaatatataataatgcaAAAATCTCCCTCGGGCACACCCACGGCGACATTAAAACGTTTAATTACTGAACAAAATGCGAGGACGGAGAGTGGGGAAGATGTTACTTTCCAATGCGTCCATGTCGACGAGGATGAAAGCCCTACGTCACTGCAGGTTTCGCAGCCTCACGTAGGACTCTCCCCACAAAAAGTTCCTGTTTCTCCTGTAGGGCTAGAGTAAACGTAAAACCGCGCTTCTTCCGGAACTCTATCTGCCACAGCCCCTAACCACCTGGCTACAAGAAAAAGGTACAAGATTCTCGCGAGCGTCGGACGATAACTCGAGCGGTGCGCTTCTCTGACGTATTTCCGGGACGCCGGAGTAGAGGAAAACTGCAGTGCGTGCTGGGGAAGCAGGAGCTGGGAAGATGGTGGTCACTAGGTCGGCGAGGTCTCGGGCCTTGATCTCGATCTCGGCCGCTGAAAGCTCGCCACAGAAGGTGAGATATCTCCTTTTCTCTCGTCCCTTCGCAGAGCGTCGCTTGTGGAGTTGGAGCAGCACAAAAGTCGCAAGGGTCTCGCGGATAGTTAAGAAAGGCGGGGAGGGCCGGATGTTGCCGCGCACTGCTTCGTATCGGGCCCGGTGCCGGCGCTAAGCGCCTTACCTGTAGTGTTCTGTTTAGTCCTCGCTACGTTTTTTTAAGGCAGTTCTTAATAAGAAACAGAAAGGTTAGGTAAGTTACTACTGGTCGTTCAGCTCCGGGATACGGATGAAGAACTCAGACATTTTAACCTTAAGATTAGCATCTTACCAAGGAGGGCTAATTTCGGCCACCATGCGTGGACTTCATTTGGCGGGGTTGGAGGGTAGAGCACCGTTTTTACTGGGAAGGCCCGCGGCAGCTCGCACCACCTTGTTCTGTTCTTTATGGCTGCGGTGACGTCGCTTGGTGACTTTCGGGGGCGCTAGTCGTTTACTGCCTTATTCTCATTTGGGGGCGGGAAGGGGAACGGAGTGTCATTTCTCTTGTAGGTAAAGGCGAGAGCAGCGACCAATACCATAGATTACTAAACACATCTTTGCTTAGACAGTTAGtattgtctttctcttttcttcccctctatGAGGGTGGAGACATAAGTCCTCCTAGCATGTTTAACTTTGAGCGGAGAAAATTCTCCTTTGGCCAGGACTCGGGTGAGGGGATGAGGCAAGACCTTGTTAATGCAGTGTCGattcagttgttttgttttttttggttttgttttgttgtcatatttttttttgcattaattttgactTTTTATAAACAGCATTAAAGTTTTCTGAATACTGAGTTTTTTTAGTGCTCTCCTAAATTTTGCTTTTGAGGGGAGTGCCTCACTCACTTTGCCTTAGTCCCAGCCCTACCTAAATTAATTGCATTGTGTTTTACCATCTTGCAGAAGTCTGCTGGAGATGGAATTACCAGGAGTAAAATTGAAGAGCATCCAGAAAGCAAGAAGGAATCCCAGTCCCATGTCCCTAGTACTGCTGAATCACCTACTACCCAGAAACAAAGTCCAATCCCTAGAACTTGTAAAACTGGAAAGAGGAAAAGCAGAACTGAGGCCTCCTTACCAGAGATGATTGTTGAACCAGCTACTGATGGGGAGACCTCTGAAGCAGAGTCAAATTGTTCTGTGTCTGAGCTCCAGGATCACATTTTAAGAGTAACTAGGAGAAGGCAGATATTAGTTCCACACACCCCTGTGTCCAGTGTtaggaaaagactgaaaataactCCCATAAATGAGTCACATACTAAAGAAGTTTCTGAAGCAGAATCTCatatttcaggtatttctagAATTGTGCCTTGCACAGTAGTAACTACAAGAACCAGAAAGTATAAGGCTAAATTCATAACAGATCCAAGCCAAGAATCACACACACAAGATATTTCTGATGCTGAGTCTTCATGCTCAGACATTTCTCCATTTTCAGGAATTGCAACTGGGAGAACAACCAGGAGTATGCAGGGGAAATTAGAGGCACAGATTGAGGAGAAAGATTCTGAGAGTATaccagaaaatgaaaagcaaatcacAGCTACACTTATGAATTCAGAGGATTCAGATACCAGACAAACTTCTCAGTTACTAGCAAATTCTATTGCTCAAATAAACAAGACAGACTTCTGTAAAAATGAAACTTACAATGATTTTGATGATGATTCCTTCCatggaaattcagaaaaaatacTAACAGTGCAAAAACGTCCAAGTTTTAATGTAAGTAAGGGCGAAAGGGCCAATGTTACAGctctaaaagaaataacaaagcagAATTCTAAGAGTTTGGATGAAGAAGCTAAAGGAATAATAGATGAGGGAAAAGAAACTAATCAGGAAAGTTCTCAGTTGAAGAGTCTGTCTGAACTTCAGGACACTGGACTTCAGCGTTTCGCCTCTCAAAGTCATTCAACCCCCCGAACTAACAAAACCACATCAGAGTCCGCATATCTGAACCATGAGGCTATAATGAAATCATTAGCTCGAACATTTGCAGTTGTGGAAGTAGACAGATGGGATGAAGAGAAAGAACACACCTTAAAAACAAGTGACTTGGTGCAGTGTGATGATGGTGGTAATAGTGATAATGAGAGAGAAGACTGCACAGTTACAGGTGTTACCAAAGACATAAACAATGAAAAGAATGCAGATTATGAATATAGTACAAAATTATACACATCTCAGGATAAGGATGATTCTGTTTTATTAGTTCTCAGCAGTGATGAAAGCCAGCACTCTGAAAACAGTGAGAACGAAGAGGACACCGTGTGTTTTCTTGAAAACGGTAGTCAAAGGGAGTCATCGAATAGCGACTCAGGAAATATGTCACGTGACAATGCATTGTTTGTAATTGACACAACTCCTGGATTGAGTGTTGATAAAAATTTTTActtggaagaggaagagaaggcaaGTGAGGCTGCCATTGAGAAAGAAcaagaagagcaggaggaagaagaggatgaaAAAAGTGAAGAAGATCCATCAGACTATGACATAAGTAAAAATAATGAGCTCAGTGATGAAGAGGACATACTGAATAACACAAAATCTAAACTGTAAGTTacaccttatttttaaaagtaaatttttggTACATATGTTAAGTAGCTAATTtgccataaaaatataaaatatcagaaaGCAATGGGAATTGAGGGGAAAATGATTGCATCATAGTCTTTACTGAAGAGCTGTTCTATCCAGcattttctttgtctctgtgGGTGCTTTTGTTATTCATATTTTTCCCACCATTGAGATCTAAAAGTGCTCCTTTTGGTGATATATTAGAAATCAACTGATAACAAGGTTTTCCTGCATGATTCTTAAGAGCATCATAAAAGCGGGGGGGAAActaacttgttttttttcctatatgttaaTTGTAAGAAATTGAACAATACAGAAAATAATCACCTATAATCCATTACCCTTTGACAAGTGCTactgtggggagggggtggggaagtttagtttGTCTAAACTAAATTTAAATTGGTTTCTCCTAGGCTCAAGGCCCCCTGATGACAGTGTATCCACTGGAAATATAGGGAATGTAAGGAACTGTACCTTAACATGCTCAGTTTTCACTCTGAATCAATGAAATCAATCTAAGGCTGGGCTggagcatatatatattttaaaagccatCCCCAGGTTAATACCAATAAGTCCAAGTATACATACTTACAGAAAGAATTGCATTTAAAAGACCTAATGTAGCAGGAGACCAGGTCAATTGCAAAACCTTCTGATATGATAGATATGGGGTATTACGTAGGTATTTTGAGAAGGCTCCAGTGGAAGATAATGGATGCTTATTTCTGTTTAAGACACTGGTTTAGAGGCACTACCAAATGCCCTTAGTTGCTCAGAATAACATTGTAAATTGGATAAACTGAAAGTTCAGAGTACAAGAATCTTTTTGACTTTAGAGGTAAAGATGGGTATGTTTATTAACTCACTACCTATCATCAGGTTGAGCTGGATTACCAGATGCTtccattttctgtaattttttctttatgaaatcTATTGGCATATTATATGCCCTTTAATCAAAAACTAGTTTTAAAAATCTGGGGAATACATTTGGATGTGCTCCCTGaaaattcatttaattcattaTTCATCCCAGGGTGTCTTCTAAATGACTTTACTAATAGATTTAAAATAGATTTGTTCAGTTTTTTAGGAATcattcattgtaaaaaaaaagatgtatttttgTCATTGATGGTAAAagagtaaagaagaaaaagttttaaaagacatagtgttatttccatttttatttaattactagATTATTAAGTCAAAATTTCTCTTTCAGTCTAAAGTTGACAAGCAGCAGCATAGATCCTGGTCTGAGTATCAAGCAGTTGGGTGGTTTATATATTAACTTCAATGCAGACAAAATAAAGTCTAACAAGAAAACCCCAACACAGatcaaggagaagaagaaaaatgaggtaAGTTAAATGAACTAATCAGTTACTTCTAGAAATGATTAGTCCTTGGTAAAGATTTAATTTCCCTATAGTGGAACCACTGTAGCCTAATATGCTCCCTTTTTCGCTGTCTATCCAcaacattctctctctttttttaaaaaataaaatttaaagatctATAAAAAAAGATGTTTGAAAACAAAGCAATAAAGAATCAGTATTCCTGTCCTTGCACCCACCAATTATGATCCCAGGAattgtgttttcttctcttttctttctatgTATTCAGTTCTTAACTGTTTTGGACCCTTTTTGCAGATCTGAAAGCTATGAGTGTTGACACTTCCCCCacgagaaagaaaaaaaaagcacatgtgCACATACTCACAAAATTTTACATATACTTTCGGAAGGAGTCACTGTCAGGGTAGCCTCATCCAAACTCTTAGCTTCAGCAACCACCTTTACAGTCTGCTCCCAAAGCTATGTTTTCTAGCCTTGATGCCCCTTAACTTGAGATCATGAGATCCCAGGTGCCTATTATCTGTTCATACAGATGTGCTCAGGCACTTAATCTCACTAattccccttctctttcctctctgaaCCAGCTACTACTCTTGTATTCTCTAGCAGGCTAGTAATACtaaaatctctttctcttttgcagTCAATCACCAAGCCTCAGGTGATACCTCTTATACACGTTTCTACTCTGTTCCCTTCTTTTCATCCCCACTGTCAACTGGCTACTGCCATCGCTTATTTATCTTTCCtccactttctttgttcttcaaACCATCCTCCATATACCTGCTAGATTTCTGAAACCATAAATTTTACCATGCTATTCTGCTTAACTCTTCAGAGCCTTCATGGTGCCTCTGTACCTCTAGCCCCATCTGTCAGCCCACTGCATTCTTGCAGTTCAATACTACGATAGCACCTGTGCTTTCCCAGGCCTCTCCAGAGATCATTGATCACTGTCTTTGGGAAACATTCCTTGGTCCAAGCCCTTCCCCTCTACCTCCTGTGTACTTCTGTAATACCCAGTATAGATCTGATTTATTGGTTGGTTGTTAGAATTGTTGGAAGTATCATCTTTTATCTTAGTATCCCTAAATAGCATTTCTCAGCCATATCACTACTGAATTTTTGGGCCTAATGGTTTTTTGTTGTGTGAGATGCCCTGTGCTTTGTAAGATATtgagcagcatccttggcctctacctaTTAGGTGCCAGTAGCACTCTGTCCCCACCCAAGATCAAAtatgtttccagacattgccaaattgctctcaCTTGAGAACTACTTTCCTGGAGCCTAGTATAGTATTTGACATACAGCAAGCTCTAAATAATTATCGGTAAAAATAAATGTCACGTTATCTTTTCTGAATGATAGGAAAGCCTAGACAGCTACTGTACGACCTAGAAATTTCTAGACCGAAACCTGAAGTGGGTGACTGACTATTAGTTTCTGAAATTGATCATTTTATATGTTACTGGCCAAACTAATGGCTGGAGCTCTTTTCCTGTGAACTATCTTGATGGCTAATGAGCAGTATTACCTGTTTCTTGTGCCAGAGAAAATAATTACTCAGGTTCCTTTTAATCATCCTAGGCAAGTTAAAAAGATGCAGaagtcattttggaaaaaatttcATGATAGgactacataaaatttaaaaacatacatgaCTGAAAACACCTTAAACCTCAAAGACAAGTAAAAGACCATAGGTTAATATcactaagaaacaaaataaattactcTGAAATAGTAAGAAGACAACtctatagaaaaatgaaaaagagcccagTCTAGGCATTCCATAATGCCCAGTGTTGGTGGAGGTGTTAAGAAAGGGCCACTGTTCTGTTAGGAGTTTAAGCTACACTATTTGAATGCAAGGCAGTTTCGCAGTGTCTGTCAGGTTTTAAATGGCAACTTTGGGATCTGTTTCACAGAAATAATCACAAGTATGAAGAGATgatgtttataatatttaatgggaaaaacaagactgttaaactaaatgttaaaagaaaggaaaaagtatgtAACTGAAATTCAGTGCCATTTTGCTATTAAACAATAAAGTTGATCTATATCTGAAAAGGTTTTGAAATGGCAGCTAAGATGTTAATTTGCAAAAAGCAGATGTAGATTAATATGGAGATGATCTCATAAAATGTATATAGTTTAATCAAAATTTATATTGCTGTTTTTAATCTGTTAATGATTTATCTGGGCTCTTCAGATCACAAGCTGTTTTACCAATACCAAGAGAACTTACTACACACTAGTCAGGACTTCTTCAGGGATTTCATGGGTTATTAAAACATtgtttctgttgtgttttttttccagttgtctgGTGCAGGTGGCCGGTTGTAAACCATTATATACAAGTGGACACATTAATATAAATTTGATATGTGTGGAttcagattagaaaaaaaaattgagatgaaTCATCTCTACTATAGATTCCCTAAAATAATCCTTCAGTTTGCCccctaaaacattttttaattgaaataatttacGAATTTAAGGACACGGACAACTTTGCAATAGTATAACTATGGTATAAAATAGGTTAATATATTTGGAG from Choloepus didactylus isolate mChoDid1 chromosome 2, mChoDid1.pri, whole genome shotgun sequence encodes the following:
- the DNTTIP2 gene encoding deoxynucleotidyltransferase terminal-interacting protein 2 is translated as MVVTRSARSRALISISAAESSPQKKSAGDGITRSKIEEHPESKKESQSHVPSTAESPTTQKQSPIPRTCKTGKRKSRTEASLPEMIVEPATDGETSEAESNCSVSELQDHILRVTRRRQILVPHTPVSSVRKRLKITPINESHTKEVSEAESHISGISRIVPCTVVTTRTRKYKAKFITDPSQESHTQDISDAESSCSDISPFSGIATGRTTRSMQGKLEAQIEEKDSESIPENEKQITATLMNSEDSDTRQTSQLLANSIAQINKTDFCKNETYNDFDDDSFHGNSEKILTVQKRPSFNVSKGERANVTALKEITKQNSKSLDEEAKGIIDEGKETNQESSQLKSLSELQDTGLQRFASQSHSTPRTNKTTSESAYLNHEAIMKSLARTFAVVEVDRWDEEKEHTLKTSDLVQCDDGGNSDNEREDCTVTGVTKDINNEKNADYEYSTKLYTSQDKDDSVLLVLSSDESQHSENSENEEDTVCFLENGSQRESSNSDSGNMSRDNALFVIDTTPGLSVDKNFYLEEEEKASEAAIEKEQEEQEEEEDEKSEEDPSDYDISKNNELSDEEDILNNTKSKLLKLTSSSIDPGLSIKQLGGLYINFNADKIKSNKKTPTQIKEKKKNELLQKTIITPDFEKKDCVPPYSESKFQLQKKRRKERQKTAGDGWFGMKAPELTDQLKNDLKALKMRASMDPKRFYKKNDRDGFPKYFQIGTIVDNPADFYHSRIPKKQRKRTIVEELLADSKFRRYNRRKYSEIMAEKAANAAGKKFRKKKKFRN